From a region of the Gossypium raimondii isolate GPD5lz chromosome 10, ASM2569854v1, whole genome shotgun sequence genome:
- the LOC105778420 gene encoding glycine-rich cell wall structural protein isoform X3, which translates to MGKLISKRLGVFVMIFVFAIGIAECRKLEKETLGGGLGGGVGGGVGGGHDGGLGGGFGGGKGGGVGVGGGAGAGGGGGLGGGKGGGIGGGAGGGAGGGIGGGAGGGAGGGANGGFGGGKGGGIGGGAGGGKGGGIGAGGGVGGGTGGGAGGGFGGGKGGGIGGGAGGGKGGGIGVGGGAGGGAGGGFGGGKGGGIGGGAGGGAGGGAGGGFGGGKGGGIGGGAGGGKGGGIGAGGGAGGGVGGGAGGGFGGGKGGGIGGGAGGGFGGGKGGGIGGGAGGGFGGGQGGGIGGGVGGGGGAGGGGGFGGGAGGGIGGGF; encoded by the exons atggggaaattaatttccaaaaggCTTGGAGTGTTTGTGATGATATTTGTGTTTGCTATAGGTATAGCAGAATGTAGAAAACTTGAGAAGGAAACCCTTGGAGGTGGTTTAGGTGGAGGCGTCGGAGGAGGGGTTGGTGGTGGCCATGATGGTGGTTTAGGTGGAGGCTTTGGAGGTGGAAAAGGTGGTGGGGTAGGAGTTGGAGGTGGAGCCGGTGCAGGTGGTGGTGGCGGCCTTGGAGGTGGAAAAGGTGGAGGCATAGGAGGTGGAGCTGGTGGTGGTGCTGGTGGAGGTATAGGAGGTGGAGCTGGTGGTGGTGCTGGAGGCGGTGCTAATGGTGGTTTTGGAGGTGGAAAAGGTGGAGGGATAGGAGGTGGAGCTGGTGGTGGAAAAGGTGGAGGCATAGGAGCAGGTGGTGGTGTCGGTGGTGGCACTGGAGGCGGTGCTGGTGGTGGTTTTGGAGGTGGAAAAGGTGGAGGGATAGGAGGTGGAGCTGGTGGTGGAAAAGGTGGAGGCATAGGAGTAGGTGGTGGTGCTGGAGGCGGTGCTGGTGGTGGTTTTGGAGGTGGAAAAGGTGGAGGGATAGGAGGTGGAGCTG GTGGTGGCGCTGGAGGCGGTGCTGGTGGTGGTTTTGGAGGTGGAAAAGGTGGAGGGATAGGAGGTGGAGCTGGTGGTGGAAAAGGTGGAGGCATAGGAGCAGGTGGTGGTGCCGGTGGTGGCGTTGGAGGCGGTGCTGGTGGTGGTTTTGGAGGTGGAAAAGGTGGAGGGATAGGAG GGGGTGCTGGTGGTGGCTTTGGAGGTGGAAAAGGTGGAGGGATAGGAGGTGGTGCTGGCGGTGGTTTTGGAGGTGGACAAGGCGGAGGTATAGGAGGTGGAGTTGGTGGTGGAGGAGGTGCTGGTGGTGGCGGTGGCTTTGGAGGTGGTGCTGGTGGAGGAATTGGAGGAGGATTTTAG
- the LOC105778420 gene encoding glycine-rich cell wall structural protein isoform X1, producing the protein MGKLISKRLGVFVMIFVFAIGIAECRKLEKETLGGGLGGGVGGGVGGGHDGGLGGGFGGGKGGGVGVGGGAGAGGGGGLGGGKGGGIGGGAGGGAGGGIGGGAGGGAGGGANGGFGGGKGGGIGGGAGGGKGGGIGAGGGVGGGTGGGAGGGFGGGKGGGIGGGAGGGKGGGIGVGGGAGGGAGGGFGGGKGGGIGGGAGGGKGGGIGAGGGAGGGAGGGAGGGFGGGKGGGIGGGAGGGKGGGIGAGGGAGGGVGGGAGGGFGGGKGGGIGGGAGGGFGGGKGGGIGGGAGGGFGGGQGGGIGGGVGGGGGAGGGGGFGGGAGGGIGGGF; encoded by the exons atggggaaattaatttccaaaaggCTTGGAGTGTTTGTGATGATATTTGTGTTTGCTATAGGTATAGCAGAATGTAGAAAACTTGAGAAGGAAACCCTTGGAGGTGGTTTAGGTGGAGGCGTCGGAGGAGGGGTTGGTGGTGGCCATGATGGTGGTTTAGGTGGAGGCTTTGGAGGTGGAAAAGGTGGTGGGGTAGGAGTTGGAGGTGGAGCCGGTGCAGGTGGTGGTGGCGGCCTTGGAGGTGGAAAAGGTGGAGGCATAGGAGGTGGAGCTGGTGGTGGTGCTGGTGGAGGTATAGGAGGTGGAGCTGGTGGTGGTGCTGGAGGCGGTGCTAATGGTGGTTTTGGAGGTGGAAAAGGTGGAGGGATAGGAGGTGGAGCTGGTGGTGGAAAAGGTGGAGGCATAGGAGCAGGTGGTGGTGTCGGTGGTGGCACTGGAGGCGGTGCTGGTGGTGGTTTTGGAGGTGGAAAAGGTGGAGGGATAGGAGGTGGAGCTGGTGGTGGAAAAGGTGGAGGCATAGGAGTAGGTGGTGGTGCTGGAGGCGGTGCTGGTGGTGGTTTTGGAGGTGGAAAAGGTGGAGGGATAGGAGGTGGAGCTGGTGGTGGAAAAGGTGGAGGCATAGGAGCAGGTGGTGGTGCAGGTGGTGGCGCTGGAGGCGGTGCTGGTGGTGGTTTTGGAGGTGGAAAAGGTGGAGGGATAGGAGGTGGAGCTGGTGGTGGAAAAGGTGGAGGCATAGGAGCAGGTGGTGGTGCCGGTGGTGGCGTTGGAGGCGGTGCTGGTGGTGGTTTTGGAGGTGGAAAAGGTGGAGGGATAGGAG GGGGTGCTGGTGGTGGCTTTGGAGGTGGAAAAGGTGGAGGGATAGGAGGTGGTGCTGGCGGTGGTTTTGGAGGTGGACAAGGCGGAGGTATAGGAGGTGGAGTTGGTGGTGGAGGAGGTGCTGGTGGTGGCGGTGGCTTTGGAGGTGGTGCTGGTGGAGGAATTGGAGGAGGATTTTAG
- the LOC128033990 gene encoding protein MAINTENANCE OF MERISTEMS-like, giving the protein MGTRWPRSAHSSNWEAVCYELLGAVPDKMDGGKVEMGWLHATFPGLNENSTEIERIRYARSYILQIIGGYLMADTSRSRVHLRWLLKLVDFRAAGEFSWGSAVLATLYREMCGATKPRRAKIGGCLSLLQSWERFRFPFLRPRVNHPYTFPLVTRWNHPASYRGIPTELEDIRLLLEQRSEAEFQWTPYEDPAVRAIIPEEFLQNPNAWHVKVVLINYATVEPHQTDRVLRQFGCRQPIPADPEEFDEHHKIDLRLLGTDWPLYWSVYTEMRGGGKYVSEGKREPQNPRGQNYEGPQRGPDIHPVHHRDHAITVPNESTNAVTDAEPEELESPPEEQQPPLEARERRNPARNRRRPPCGTESPGHRH; this is encoded by the exons ATGGGCACCCGGTGGCCAAGATCCGCCCActctagcaattgggaggcggtgtgctacgagcttttgggcgccgttccggataaaatggatggaggtaaggtggagatgggctggttacatGCCACCTTCCCCGGTCtgaatgaaaattcaaccgagattgaaagaatccgatatgctcgatcatacattcttcaaataattggaggctaTCTCATGGCCGACACATcacggagccgtgtacatctaaggtggctgctaaaactcgttgattttagagcagccggtgaatttagttgggggtctgccgtcttggcaacattatatcgggagatgtgcggggcgaccaaaccgaggagagcaaaaattggaggttgcctgtcactactgcaatcatgggaacggtttcgctttccatttctacgtcctcgagtgaaccacccatatacattcccactcgtaacgag gtggaaccatccggcaagttatcgTGGAATACCGactgaacttgaagatatacggcttctattggagcaacgctcggaagcagaa tttcaatggacaccatacgaggatccggcagtCCGGGCAataatcccggaagagtttttacaaaatccgaacgcttggcacgtgaaagtggtgttgatcaactatgcaaccgtggagccccaccagacagacagagtcctacgacagtttggatgtagacaaccgatccCTGCGGACCCTGAGGAGTTTGAcgagcaccacaaaatcgaccttcggctattaggtacggattggccATTGTACTGGTCAGTGTACAcagaaat GAGAGGCggcggcaaatacgtgtcggaAGGAAAGCGCGAGCCTCAAAATCCAAGGGGACAAAACTACGAGggccctcaacgaggcccagacattcacccggtTCATCATCGCGACCATGCAATCACCgtccccaacgagagcaccaATGCGGTCACTG atgccgaACCGGAAGAACTAGAATCCCCACCGGAAGAACAACAACCGCCGCTAGAAGCTAgagaaaggaggaatccagcgcgtaaccgtcgacggccgccatgtggaacTGAATCCCCCGGtcatagacattga
- the LOC105778420 gene encoding glycine-rich cell wall structural protein isoform X2, which yields MGKLISKRLGVFVMIFVFAIGIAECRKLEKETLGGGLGGGVGGGVGGGHDGGLGGGFGGGKGGGVGVGGGAGAGGGGGLGGGKGGGIGGGAGGGAGGGIGGGAGGGAGGGANGGFGGGKGGGIGGGAGGGKGGGIGAGGGVGGGTGGGAGGGFGGGKGGGIGGGAGGGAGGGAGGGFGGGKGGGIGGGAGGGKGGGIGAGGGAGGGAGGGAGGGFGGGKGGGIGGGAGGGKGGGIGAGGGAGGGVGGGAGGGFGGGKGGGIGGGAGGGFGGGKGGGIGGGAGGGFGGGQGGGIGGGVGGGGGAGGGGGFGGGAGGGIGGGF from the exons atggggaaattaatttccaaaaggCTTGGAGTGTTTGTGATGATATTTGTGTTTGCTATAGGTATAGCAGAATGTAGAAAACTTGAGAAGGAAACCCTTGGAGGTGGTTTAGGTGGAGGCGTCGGAGGAGGGGTTGGTGGTGGCCATGATGGTGGTTTAGGTGGAGGCTTTGGAGGTGGAAAAGGTGGTGGGGTAGGAGTTGGAGGTGGAGCCGGTGCAGGTGGTGGTGGCGGCCTTGGAGGTGGAAAAGGTGGAGGCATAGGAGGTGGAGCTGGTGGTGGTGCTGGTGGAGGTATAGGAGGTGGAGCTGGTGGTGGTGCTGGAGGCGGTGCTAATGGTGGTTTTGGAGGTGGAAAAGGTGGAGGGATAGGAGGTGGAGCTGGTGGTGGAAAAGGTGGAGGCATAGGAGCAGGTGGTGGTGTCGGTGGTGGCACTGGAGGCGGTGCTGGTGGTGGTTTTGGAGGTGGAAAAGGTGGAGGGATAGGAGGTGGAGCTG GTGGTGGTGCTGGAGGCGGTGCTGGTGGTGGTTTTGGAGGTGGAAAAGGTGGAGGGATAGGAGGTGGAGCTGGTGGTGGAAAAGGTGGAGGCATAGGAGCAGGTGGTGGTGCAGGTGGTGGCGCTGGAGGCGGTGCTGGTGGTGGTTTTGGAGGTGGAAAAGGTGGAGGGATAGGAGGTGGAGCTGGTGGTGGAAAAGGTGGAGGCATAGGAGCAGGTGGTGGTGCCGGTGGTGGCGTTGGAGGCGGTGCTGGTGGTGGTTTTGGAGGTGGAAAAGGTGGAGGGATAGGAG GGGGTGCTGGTGGTGGCTTTGGAGGTGGAAAAGGTGGAGGGATAGGAGGTGGTGCTGGCGGTGGTTTTGGAGGTGGACAAGGCGGAGGTATAGGAGGTGGAGTTGGTGGTGGAGGAGGTGCTGGTGGTGGCGGTGGCTTTGGAGGTGGTGCTGGTGGAGGAATTGGAGGAGGATTTTAG
- the LOC105778420 gene encoding glycine-rich cell wall structural protein isoform X4, with product MGKLISKRLGVFVMIFVFAIGIAECRKLEKETLGGGLGGGVGGGVGGGHDGGLGGGFGGGKGGGVGVGGGAGAGGGGGLGGGKGGGIGGGAGGGAGGGIGGGAGGGAGGGANGGFGGGKGGGIGGGAGGGAGGGAGGGFGGGKGGGIGGGAGGGKGGGIGAGGGAGGGAGGGAGGGFGGGKGGGIGGGAGGGKGGGIGAGGGAGGGVGGGAGGGFGGGKGGGIGGGAGGGFGGGKGGGIGGGAGGGFGGGQGGGIGGGVGGGGGAGGGGGFGGGAGGGIGGGF from the exons atggggaaattaatttccaaaaggCTTGGAGTGTTTGTGATGATATTTGTGTTTGCTATAGGTATAGCAGAATGTAGAAAACTTGAGAAGGAAACCCTTGGAGGTGGTTTAGGTGGAGGCGTCGGAGGAGGGGTTGGTGGTGGCCATGATGGTGGTTTAGGTGGAGGCTTTGGAGGTGGAAAAGGTGGTGGGGTAGGAGTTGGAGGTGGAGCCGGTGCAGGTGGTGGTGGCGGCCTTGGAGGTGGAAAAGGTGGAGGCATAGGAGGTGGAGCTGGTGGTGGTGCTGGTGGAGGTATAGGAGGTGGAGCTGGTGGTGGTGCTGGAGGCGGTGCTAATGGTGGTTTTGGAGGTGGAAAAGGTGGAGGGATAGGAGGTGGAGCTG GTGGTGGTGCTGGAGGCGGTGCTGGTGGTGGTTTTGGAGGTGGAAAAGGTGGAGGGATAGGAGGTGGAGCTGGTGGTGGAAAAGGTGGAGGCATAGGAGCAGGTGGTGGTGCAGGTGGTGGCGCTGGAGGCGGTGCTGGTGGTGGTTTTGGAGGTGGAAAAGGTGGAGGGATAGGAGGTGGAGCTGGTGGTGGAAAAGGTGGAGGCATAGGAGCAGGTGGTGGTGCCGGTGGTGGCGTTGGAGGCGGTGCTGGTGGTGGTTTTGGAGGTGGAAAAGGTGGAGGGATAGGAG GGGGTGCTGGTGGTGGCTTTGGAGGTGGAAAAGGTGGAGGGATAGGAGGTGGTGCTGGCGGTGGTTTTGGAGGTGGACAAGGCGGAGGTATAGGAGGTGGAGTTGGTGGTGGAGGAGGTGCTGGTGGTGGCGGTGGCTTTGGAGGTGGTGCTGGTGGAGGAATTGGAGGAGGATTTTAG
- the LOC105778420 gene encoding glycine-rich cell wall structural protein isoform X5 produces the protein MGKLISKRLGVFVMIFVFAIGIAECRKLEKETLGGGLGGGVGGGVGGGHDGGLGGGFGGGKGGGVGVGGGAGAGGGGGLGGGKGGGIGGGAGGGAGGGIGGGAGGGAGGGANGGFGGGKGGGIGGGAGGGKGGGIGAGGGVGGGTGGGAGGGFGGGKGGGIGGGAGGGAGGGAGGGFGGGKGGGIGGGAGGGKGGGIGAGGGAGGGVGGGAGGGFGGGKGGGIGGGAGGGFGGGKGGGIGGGAGGGFGGGQGGGIGGGVGGGGGAGGGGGFGGGAGGGIGGGF, from the exons atggggaaattaatttccaaaaggCTTGGAGTGTTTGTGATGATATTTGTGTTTGCTATAGGTATAGCAGAATGTAGAAAACTTGAGAAGGAAACCCTTGGAGGTGGTTTAGGTGGAGGCGTCGGAGGAGGGGTTGGTGGTGGCCATGATGGTGGTTTAGGTGGAGGCTTTGGAGGTGGAAAAGGTGGTGGGGTAGGAGTTGGAGGTGGAGCCGGTGCAGGTGGTGGTGGCGGCCTTGGAGGTGGAAAAGGTGGAGGCATAGGAGGTGGAGCTGGTGGTGGTGCTGGTGGAGGTATAGGAGGTGGAGCTGGTGGTGGTGCTGGAGGCGGTGCTAATGGTGGTTTTGGAGGTGGAAAAGGTGGAGGGATAGGAGGTGGAGCTGGTGGTGGAAAAGGTGGAGGCATAGGAGCAGGTGGTGGTGTCGGTGGTGGCACTGGAGGCGGTGCTGGTGGTGGTTTTGGAGGTGGAAAAGGTGGAGGGATAGGAGGTGGAGCTG GTGGTGGCGCTGGAGGCGGTGCTGGTGGTGGTTTTGGAGGTGGAAAAGGTGGAGGGATAGGAGGTGGAGCTGGTGGTGGAAAAGGTGGAGGCATAGGAGCAGGTGGTGGTGCCGGTGGTGGCGTTGGAGGCGGTGCTGGTGGTGGTTTTGGAGGTGGAAAAGGTGGAGGGATAGGAG GGGGTGCTGGTGGTGGCTTTGGAGGTGGAAAAGGTGGAGGGATAGGAGGTGGTGCTGGCGGTGGTTTTGGAGGTGGACAAGGCGGAGGTATAGGAGGTGGAGTTGGTGGTGGAGGAGGTGCTGGTGGTGGCGGTGGCTTTGGAGGTGGTGCTGGTGGAGGAATTGGAGGAGGATTTTAG